A region of Bacteroidetes Order II. bacterium DNA encodes the following proteins:
- a CDS encoding ATP-binding protein — translation MNTIPRSKADPAHVKVALVHLLLASIAEHASVILAMLQACALDFEWPPELSERVYQAGTEGFINGMEHGNGYQPEKKIAFTLIDTPSRVELVIQDQGRGFNPKTLPDPLVPENLLKASGRGIFLIRHWADEVQFEDEGRRLVLQFFKTA, via the coding sequence TACTATACCACGCTCTAAGGCTGATCCTGCACATGTAAAAGTAGCATTGGTGCATTTGTTATTGGCCAGTATTGCGGAACATGCTTCGGTGATTTTGGCCATGCTTCAGGCTTGTGCGTTGGATTTTGAGTGGCCGCCCGAATTGTCCGAACGCGTTTATCAGGCCGGGACAGAAGGCTTTATTAATGGAATGGAGCATGGGAATGGTTACCAGCCTGAAAAAAAAATAGCTTTTACCCTAATAGATACACCAAGCAGGGTGGAATTGGTTATCCAAGACCAAGGAAGGGGGTTTAACCCAAAAACATTACCAGATCCGCTTGTGCCAGAAAATTTATTAAAAGCTTCTGGACGCGGCATTTTTTTGATTAGACATTGGGCAGATGAGGTCCAATTTGAAGACGAGGGCAGAAGGCTTGTCCTTCAATTCTTTAAAACGGCTTAG